agcgagattgagagaggaggaGCGAGGCAAAcgagatcgagagagggaggagataGGCAAACGAGATCGAGATAGGGAGGAGAgtgtcgaattgtatatgtatatctgtcgaattatatatgtatatttgtcagaAAAATGTATAATGATaactaatatacatatatattgtttATCTGGTAGCGAGATTTGCCATAAGAAGTAAATGAgccgtaattattttaaactatatcCATACCGCATAATATAGTAGAAAAATTTGTCATACCGcataattttccttttattatGAATGAGCAATTTAATCTGCTCGTAAATTGGACAagcccaacaacaataataattaattattaattcttcAAGCATAAACTGGTTCATCTCACTTGTATGAATCTCTTATTTATGGGCTAATTCATCCAAATAGATAAAAAGCAACAGTATGATGAGACACATGTTAAAAATGTTGAATTAAGTTAGAAAAGTTTGGTTAATAAATTGACTAGACCAATTGCAAGACTCTTAAGAATCTGGGATTCTCCAGCAGCGGCATAATAACGGTGAAGATTGATTAGTTGAAACTCTTTATCGAAAAATAATGCAATAAATATATAAGTCAAATGTAATTTATTTGTAATCTTAAAAGTATCCTTAAACTATCTTGATGAAATTTCTAACTTCCTTGTTGTGCGGCGAAGTAGTCAAATTGAAAATTACAGTGTAGCCACCGATCagatatttaaattcattttaaggttataaaaaaaaattgacccatCGCCAGTCCCGACAATGAAAGAGGACACCACTATAGCCCAAATTTGACTAACCAATGTAAAAATACTGTTTTCATTCTGACTCACAAATTTTCAATATTAACTTTCACTTTCAAACATTCTTGTTAGGATGAACTTATAACCTAAGAAAAATGAGGTTAcgttattaaaaaatattttatttatagtttaaaCCTTTCAATACATATTAGCCTAACTATGAGTGTGATAATTAGTTATTGAGTCGCGCACTTTATGTGCTTGGTATATCTAGAGTGGACATGGTAGGTTCAACCAAATGAGACCTCTAATAGGAGGGTACATCATTAATTGTAAaacacttttttattttacctgAACATTGCAAAATTACTTTAAAACGTCTAAAATAAACTAATTCAaacatttcaatattttgagcttaaaaacataaaatttaattgactattatcttcttattttcaacataatttCAGAAAAGTCATATAAGAGTCCAAAATATAGCATAGGATACCAAATAGAGTACCACCCCAAGGAGGGTTCTCGTAATTTGACCAGacaaacaaagaaaagaaagttatCTAATTGGGTATAGGGCACGTTCATCTCTCCACATGTTATCCATCTTCTACATCTACAAACTAGTATTTCTATATTAATTCTTAAATTTGTCAAAGGTccagtaaatatttttatgatcatactcctccatttcatattaattatccATTTATCAATTTATCGGATCAAAACAAAATTAGACTTTGGTTCTAcgtaaatttatataaaatatgaaatgaaagagtatgatcaaaaaaatttatatcatGATATACCTGTGCATACACTCAAAATAAAATGGATATAAATATCAGATAAAATCACATTAaaagatatatttatatattatttcaaataacatatcattctctcttttttattaaatattgttTTATAAAACCAAATTTAGGCACATCTCAATCATTTGACAATCATCATAAACACAGAATTCAATTCAAATCTCGATTCCTTCCGTTCATCAGCAGTCAGCATAAACACCAAATAACTatctatcaatttttttaaggatGTAAAGCAACCTAATGTTTTTTTATCTCTATTTAATTATCGTGATTTTTATAGCACCTCATTAATTATTGTGTTTCCATATTGACTTTGCAATATATACACACATTATAAGTTGTGCAAGTTGTGACCCACGCACACCACCCAAGCCTTTATCTGTATTTGGGTCAATCCACAAATATTAATTTCCAAAGATTCATCTCGAACCAACATCTTCCCCTCAATTATTATTCCAAATTagccaaaaataatttatagacAACTAGCTGGACCATACAtttgaataatatataaaaacaaCACTACCTTAAAAAAGTCCAAACTGACGTAACACCAACCCATTTTCCCATTACTgaaatatttattctttatagaaaaatataacttaaaGTTTGTCAAACGTCCCACTTACGACACGTTCTTGAATAGACTAATCCCAACTTGATTAAATTCTTTAATCTTAATTCCCATTGACTAACAATTACGGTGAGAACCAAAACTCtttctttattgttttttaGTGGAAGATGGAATAAGTGGACTTCCTTGCTAGAACCAACCTAACGTGTATAAACAATTAAACGTCAAATCACAaattaaacaaagaaaaaaaaaatcttccaaCAAGATATGTATAgtattaaaaaaaggaaaaaaataatttaaaaaaaagtacCCACTAAATGTTGCATGATTCAATTCCCACCAAATCCACAATTTGCTCTCTATCTCCTTTCAATTTTTTCCACGCATAATCAAAAGTTTTTCAACGACAAATACATAGAgagaataaaaattaaacaaatgttgcctctttttttctttaggCGTTGACCATTAGATCGACAGTGCTGATTTACTCTTTCACGTTTCTAAAGAAGATCTGAGCCGTTGAGTAGATCAATAGGAGGATTTTGATTATCATTAAGATTTAAGAAGATTCAAGAACATGAGCTGCTGGTGTTTCTGTAATGGAATGGGAATGATTGTGTTCTCCTTCATATGTAACAATCAACATAGCTGGATCATCTAATGCTCTTTCAACATGTTTACGTGCTGGACATCCTCGTACACTGCTACATTTGTAATATCCCCTGAAAATTTTCAAGATACACAATTAGATTCTAAAACTAAATTAGATGGGGTTACTCAAATGCTAAGTATTCTATAATTCTAATATGAAATTATGGGTTCTAGTTATCAAGAAAGAGGAAATGCTCAAAACTAACCTAGGATGAGGAGAACCCTTAATGGGTTTTTGACCATATTTTCTCCAAGAATAATCATCAGGTGGAATATCAGCCATTTTCATGCTAATAGCAGGGACTCTAACTTCTCTTTTCACTCTTGATTTCCTGAATCATTAAAACAAACACAAATCAGTTAAAAAATCAGATTTTTATTGTACAAATATGGATTTTAAGTGATAAAAATGAAATCTTGGGGttaatttttaccttttctttgGACAGTGGCAACGGCCGGAGGACCCACCGGCGCTGTTGCACTTGAGGGCAGTATCGTCCATGGAACTACACTTTCTTTTGAATGAAGAAGTAGAAAGAGGTGGCCGGCCGGCGGATGAAACCTGAGAAAGATTTGTTATTTGAAACCCAGAAGATAAAGACTGCTGCAAACTCTCTGATTCCCCTGTTAACGATGACATGAACGAAGTCGCCGGCGATGCAGAAGCAAAATTGATGGTGGTTGATGCTTCTTTCCTCTCATTCGACCCATTTTTCACTAATTGAAGATGGTTATGTGGTAACGGAGGCAATCTTTGAATTGGGGTCGGACAGTAGACTTTGGTAGGCTTTTCGATTTCTTCTATTTGGGGGCTCTGATTCTTAATGGGTTGTTGTGATTGAAGCTTGTTTTGCTGGGGTTTTGGTGGTGGAGGAGAAGTAATTGGTCCTCGACGGAATCTGGCATGACCAGTTCTGTTTTTGTCGAGTAAAGAAATGaactttttgaatttgtttaCAGCAGTATCAGCTACAGCTTGATAATCTGCAGAAACAGACGAACCTTGAAAATTCGActtttgttgatgttgttgttgatgggATTGAGATAGCAATCGGATTAATTTCTCAACGCTTTGAAGGCCGGCGGCGGCAGCTTCTTGAACGGCGGTTTCCtccatttttgatgaaaaattatcGCTTCTATAACCACTGGTCATTAACTCTACAGCCATTTTTACAACACCATAGAACAGagagaaggagaaaaagaaagTTGATGGGAAGAGTGAGGAGAGGGGTAGAAGATAATGAAAGGCAGGGAAGATATAGAgaaataaagagagagagaaaatgggggaaaatttttattttaatcaaCGGGGGAGAGAGTCAAACTTATGATGcccctttttctctttttcttttgtttttttctctctccttTTATTTGGTAGCTTTCTCTATGTGAAtgagtttgtttttttttggtttttgacCGGACGTTCGAGTTTTAAATCGAGGTTTTAATTAACAAAATTCAATATATACAAAGATTTTTTCATATTGAAACTCAAACTTTAAGACTTTTAATTTGTTATACTACAATCTTTATTAATCTAAATAGTAAATGAATGAACTATGACCCTATAACTCATGAAGTGATTGTTTGTTATTTCATTAAAGTTATATAGATATTACTAATATATAATTTAGtttcttccttttttattttatataaaatctCGAATAATTTATACGTGTATTAATTACTTTACTTTATAAATTGCAAATCTAACATTAAATTAATTCGATACATGAATAACTCATTTTCTAATCAAATATTCACTCTGTTCCAATTTACAtgattcatttaaaaaaataaattaaattaacacttttcATTATTTAGTAACAATTTACGTTTGAAATATCAATCTATCTTTAACAAAATGATTTAGAATCATACgacatttatgacttatttaaatctataaatttcaaaaatattttcttttatcttcAAATTAAATCACAGAACCGAGGGAGTATTAAACATGATACTATAAACACAAAATTTAATATCTACCTAGCTCACCTCAAAGCCATTTATTAAACTACCACTAAAGGATTAAGCCAATGATATGTGTCCACGTTGATTATTCATTTCTTTGAAGGAGAGAAAAAGGGGGCATTGactaatttatctttttttaggGTGTGTGGGAGACCAGTTAAAGGGTAAAACAGTGGAAAATGGAAGATGACAAGGGGTGGGGGGGCAAGAGGCAGAAAGTCAAAAGGAAGTAATGAGCCGTTGGATGAATGAATAGGGTAAAATGGGAGTTAGGTTGGAGCCAGTAAGGTAGAGTTGACTCTTTAACATCTTTTAATGCAAAAGTCCATATGGGGCATAGACaagtcttttttctttcttttcttctttcttttatagCCATATGATATTTAAAAATCTACTCTTGTACATTTATTATTACTTACtcattattttaaaacattaaaaatatCCTTATTGCTAATAATTAGGTTTAGAAATATTATGGgtcaaaaatacttttttttaataaatatattatttctttttttttagcaCATCATATTcctaaaaatattatctttaaaGAACCTTATtctaattttctttcttttaaaattacttttaactaataaaaatatagaaaataatttgtattcttttttaatttcattttatcaatttaaattgAAATAACTTCATGTACCTTTTTAACTAatgatatatgtcatatatataagacaATAGTAActtcattattaatttttattaagataGTGATGAAAAAAGTAccacaataaaataggaaatattttaattttttaattattttcaaattgaaGCAGAATAAATATTTTGcttataaaaaattgaaattaggaaaagaatattttaaaaaggaaaaaagaaacaacatatttatttgaaaaaaaactcttttaacccattaaataactataaaaatatttttagaccaaTATTAACTGAAggcatttttgttcaattttacttaatttaaggatatttttaaCCTTTTTTCTGTATTCATTATACTAACAATATATTTTGTCCCTTTTAGTCATTTTTCAAGACATATaactaaacatcaattaataaattcattaaaatctatattcaatcaaataatatcacataaattataatacaataaataatttttaacataTACATATTCATGTTATATTTCAAAAGGTTAAGTTCAattaaattcatgaaaataggGTCAAAGATGACCCACAACTATGAGAAACAGAATAACTTTGTCCTCCATTTGAATTTGATTGTAAGTACGCCTTTATTATTAGTAGATTGACTCATATTAATCCCTCAACTATAAGAAACATAATAACCTTATCCTCATTTTGAATTTGATCCAAAATATACCCCTTACCATTAGTGAATGGGAAATAAAATAACTTTATCCTCCATTTGAATTTAGTCTAAAATGTGCCCTTATTATTAGTGGATTGACTTACATTTGCCCCTCAATTATGAAATATACAATAACTATGGGGCCCATTTAAATTTGGTCCTAATTATGTCCTTTTATCATTAATGAATTGATATCATATTTCTCCCTCAACTATGAGAAGTGGAATAACATTGTCCTCCATTTTGGTTCTAAACATGCATCGCTAGTAAATTTATGTAGATTTCCTCTCAAGTTTACCTTTCAACTATCAGTTATGAGTACGGAGGGATCCCGACCATCACAAATACCAAGTTTAACTTTCAGCTATCAATTATGAGTATCGAAGGAATTTCGACCATCACAAACACcctataattataattattataagtTGGAAAGCTTAGGGACCTACTTGGTGTCTTCTTTACTGTACACTGGATGCTCAACTTCGTCAAACTTGAAATTGAAACCACACAAAATCACACCTAGCTAGGTCACAACTCACATGggattcttttttcttctttccctTTTGTATCTTTCCTTTGTGAAGGGTGACTTTCGTTTTTTGTACTCTTGTTAAAAATTTCCTCTTGTGAATCTTGACAAAATATTAATcagaatattaaaaaatatatttcaaaaataattgttGTCCTACACCAAATGAACATTGTAGGACCCCTTTCCTATTAGACACAATATTCTCAAATCTACTTGAGGATCATTTCaacaaattgtcaacaagtgaaagacATAATTTTATGTTAGATTTGCGTATACTATCTTTATTTTAGTTagaattacttttttttatctCTTTAATTGGTCAAGTTGATTTTTTTGTTGATTAAATAATTGTAGTAGTTCAAACCTATGAATTATTGGGGGCTTAAATTgtctttaaaaagaaagaaaaagggaaggAAAAGCAAAAAATGAGTGATGTAATAATAAGGTAACGTATCTCGAGGAGAAGAGAAGGGATTTTAAAACggaaaaagaaaagttaaagTTGACAAAGGTGAAGATTTTGGGAGGGGTGTTGTAGAAGTAGTTGGGTGGATTGTCAACCTTGAACTTGAAAATAAAggggatttttttttgaattaaattcgAAACTGTATTTAGATATGAATTTACTTGGATAATTTCTTAAATAATTGTTActaaaagtcattatttgatatgagatgtatatttaaaaaaattgaacgaTCGTTAATCGATAACGTTATAATAGTATATAATTTTTGAATCTTGATAGATTTCACAGTCGACCATTTTAAGAGCCCTTAAAtgtattttttatcaaaatttcaaaaattaatgaCCAAATAATCAATATAAGTAattacataagaaaatattatttgtagccaataaattttattttcttttattttccatTCGATATTCTATATTTACTTTAAAATTTGACTAATTAATCAAGTTCGTGCTAGCGCTACTTAGGGTTCGATAGAGAGGGAAGGGGAAAAGTGTTTCCGGTCGGAATTTTTTCTATTCctaaaaactcaaactcaaactcactTATTAAAGATGAAAAGTATTCTACTTAGTTATCCCACAAAACTAACCAGAATCACTCCATCAAAAAAAGCCATAAAATAAAGCAATGAAGCATTGACTTGGAAGCTGGATCCCACTTTCTGTTGGCTTGCTTATTAAGAGTTGGGGTTTCAATAATTATGAGGGAATTTTTACACTCCAAAAACATTTCTTCAAAGTCAATCTActtcttttatctttctttttttttttggttgagaAATGCTTTTCTGTCGTAGGTTTCTTCTTCACAATCCCAAAAGTATTTATTTTGCCGAAAGCAATAGTCTATCTTTTCTCTCGATTCTTGGTTAATGATAAAACAACTACTCCTCCATTCCAAAATAGTTGTCGCGTTTTGTTTTTTAAGAGTCAATTTGATTAAATTTCAAAGataaattaaattagattaattcgatattttaaaattaaatttaaattttcaaaaactatatgaaaagtactataaattgtATCCCCCCAACATTtatgatgaatatatatatatatatatatatatatattatatttttgaaaatcttaaattaattttatatagaGTTGCATTCATTTCTGTCTCATTTTCAGGTAGAGTTCAAAATTCATATCTTTTTACTCTAAAAAAAAAGTGTGACAAAGTATTACGGAAcagagaaaataatataaaaaataaagtatcTATTACAACGATAGGTTAATTTGTGTACACTTTTACTATTTCATATGATATCTCTATTATTTTCCGCTGACACAATCTTATAGCGCCTCTCTAGTTTGCAAAAGTGGACATCTTTTTAACTATTACTTCTTGTTCTAAtttacaataacaataaaaaagtCAATCCGGTGCattaaagctcccgctatgcgcaggatccAGAAAAGGCCCGACCATAATGGTCTATATCAATAAAATTCTATTAAGTGAAGTCTGGGATTCTTGTTCTAATTtaacatgatattattttttagtaaaaaagtatgacatatatttaaagaatgataaaaaaaattaacacatAAATTCAGatgaaaaaatagtaaatgacaaaaaataaaataaaaagatgacACAACCCAGTTGGAGTTTGACAGAGTAAAAATATGATGACAAATGGGAATTCgacaagtttatttttggtgtagtaAAATAAGGGAATTAATTAGCATTTAACCAGAATGTGAAGTCATTGACCGAgaataaattaacctaaatgGACAGTAATAGTTAACCTAATTACTTCAGGGTTCATTTGGTTGAGGGATAAGGAATACAAATCCCgaaattaatttattctttatttggATAAGATAAAATtgcaaaataatttattttgagattatagtattatttttatttaatatttaaaataaaataataatcgtATAATAACTAATTTCGAAATAACTTGATAACTAACCAAACGAGCCCAAATGTATATCTACTTTATGAAAAGGACCATGGAAAATAAGTGGTCAAAACACTCTTATAATGAATAAGTCGTTTCATATTTTGGAAACTTCTGTATGGATTGTGATTTTCCATTAGTATTTGGGGTTCACTATAATTTTAAATGAGTCAAATCCGcgtaaacttaaaatatagcCTAC
This region of Solanum dulcamara chromosome 9, daSolDulc1.2, whole genome shotgun sequence genomic DNA includes:
- the LOC129903939 gene encoding probable WRKY transcription factor 7, which encodes MAVELMTSGYRSDNFSSKMEETAVQEAAAAGLQSVEKLIRLLSQSHQQQHQQKSNFQGSSVSADYQAVADTAVNKFKKFISLLDKNRTGHARFRRGPITSPPPPKPQQNKLQSQQPIKNQSPQIEEIEKPTKVYCPTPIQRLPPLPHNHLQLVKNGSNERKEASTTINFASASPATSFMSSLTGESESLQQSLSSGFQITNLSQVSSAGRPPLSTSSFKRKCSSMDDTALKCNSAGGSSGRCHCPKKRKSRVKREVRVPAISMKMADIPPDDYSWRKYGQKPIKGSPHPRGYYKCSSVRGCPARKHVERALDDPAMLIVTYEGEHNHSHSITETPAAHVLESS